A window of Acidobacteriota bacterium genomic DNA:
ACATCTCGGCTGACGGTCGACGTCGCGGATCGCGCGTCGCTCGTGGCGCTGCGCGACGGTGTCGCGGCGCAACTCGGGCCGTGCGACATCCTTGTCAACTGCGCCGGCCGCACGAAGCGATCGCCCACTCTCGAGGTGGACGAGGCCGACTGGTCAGCGATTCTCGAGACCAACCTCACGGGCACGCTGCGCGCCTGTCAGGTGTTCGCGCCGTCGATGATCGAACGCCAGTGGGGGCGCATCATCAACATCGCCTCGCTCTCGTCGTTCGTGGCGCTCTATGAAGTCGCTGCGTACTCCGCGAGCAAGGCGGCCGTCGCCTCGCTCACCAAGTCGCTCGCTATCGAGTGGGCGCGGCACGGCGTCACGGTCAATGCCATCGCACCAGGCGTGTTCAGGACGGACCTGAACACCGCGCTCCTCGACGGCACGGCGCGCGGCAGGGAGTTCCTCACCCGCACGCCGATGCAGCGTTTCGGCAGCATCGCCGAGCTCGCCGGCGCCGCCGTGTTCCTCGCGTCGCCCGCCGCCAGTTTCGTCACCGGCGAAGTCCTCGTCGTCGACGGCGGGTTCCTTGCCAGCGGCGTGAACCAGTAGCGGTCGTCCACCGGAGAATCCATGGCCCAGGCAGACGCCGCATCCCTCGGAGGCCCCGCCGGGCCGGCCGCCACAGGCAAACCCACCAACGTGCGCTGGATCGTCTGTGCGTTGCTGTTCTTCGCCGCGACGATCAACTACATCGACCGCAACGTGCTTGCGGTCCTCAAGCTGCCGCTGACCGAAGAGTTCGGGTGGTCGAACACGGAGTTCGGCTACATCAACTTCTTCTTCCAGGTCGCCTACATGTGCGGCATGCTGGCGTCCGGCTGGTTGATCGACAAGATCGGCACGCGACGCGGCCTGGCCATCGCGATCTTCCTGTGGAGCGTGGCGGCCATGCTCCACGCCGAAGCGCCCATCATCGGTAACGCCGTGCAGGGCGCGTTCGGTGCGCTCGGGCTCACGATGTCGGCGTCGGTGGCAGGCTTCGC
This region includes:
- a CDS encoding glucose 1-dehydrogenase, with the protein product MFQGFDLSGRVAVVIGGTSGIGKALAHGLAEAGADVVATGRRQAFVDQVAGEIEASGRRTSRLTVDVADRASLVALRDGVAAQLGPCDILVNCAGRTKRSPTLEVDEADWSAILETNLTGTLRACQVFAPSMIERQWGRIINIASLSSFVALYEVAAYSASKAAVASLTKSLAIEWARHGVTVNAIAPGVFRTDLNTALLDGTARGREFLTRTPMQRFGSIAELAGAAVFLASPAASFVTGEVLVVDGGFLASGVNQ